Proteins encoded within one genomic window of Arachis ipaensis cultivar K30076 chromosome B08, Araip1.1, whole genome shotgun sequence:
- the LOC110265310 gene encoding probable ADP-ribosylation factor GTPase-activating protein AGD9 — MAFLAAVFILPAGTLFILSGLIVNAMQIQESDEARKKFSNAKSLSYSQFFGDQNKAADVADQATLSKFSGSSAISSDVHTLVCVFLLLLIIILYSPLHS, encoded by the exons ATGGCGTTCCTAGCAGCAGTTTTTATTCTTCCTGCAGGCACTCTTTTCATTCTCTCAGGCCTTATTGTTAACGCAATGCAG ATTCAAGAATCTGACGAGGCAAGAAAGAAGTTCTCAAATGCTAAATCTCTTTCTTACTCCCAATTTTTTGGAGATCAGAACAAAGCTGCAGACGTGGCTGATCAAGCTACTTTGTCAAAGTTTTCA GGTTcatctgccatctccagtgatgTTCATACCCTCGTTTGTGTTTTTCTTCTACTTCTTATTATTATCCTTTATTCTCCATTGCATTCATAA